A genomic window from Glycine soja cultivar W05 chromosome 10, ASM419377v2, whole genome shotgun sequence includes:
- the LOC114372080 gene encoding ABC transporter G family member 25-like has product MPSPTPIPTAVFGGVETPNGDSSNTKPHPKQESRDLSPFLSCSYPITLKFIDVAYRLKIEDKQKNGGSIKRFFTPHESSPSDQGSRAGASQERTILKGVTGIAHPGEILAVLGPSGSGKSTLLNALAGRLHGHGLTGTILANSSKLTKPVLRRTGFVTQDDILYPHLTVRETLVFCAMLRLPRTLPRAAKIAVAEAAIAELGLGKCEDTIIGNSFIRGVSGGERKRVSIAHEMLVDPSLLILDEPTSGLDSTAAHRLVVTLGSLAKKGKTVITSVHQPSSRVYQMFDKVLVLSEGQCLYFGKGSDAMRYFQSVGFAPSFPMNPADFLLDLANGVCHVDGQSEKDRPNIKQNLIHSYNTILGPKVTAACMDSTNVPSRNTHPLRSNSSKEFRRNDRVSFFDWFYQFRILLQRSLKERKHESFNTLRVCQVIAAALLAGLMWWHSDYRNIQDRLGLLFFISIFWGVFPSFNSVFAFPQERAIFMKERASGMYTLSSYFMARIVGDLPMELILPTIFLIVTYWMGGLKPDLWAFLLTLLVVLGYVMVSQGLGLALGAAIMDAKQASTVAAVTMLAFVLTGGYYVHKVPSCMAWIKYISTTFYCYRLLTRIQYEDGKKISYLLGCYQRDKGGCSFVEEDVVGQIGTLGCIGVLLFMFVFYRLLAYLALRRIKS; this is encoded by the exons ATGCCATCACCAACACCAATACCAACGGCAGTGTTTGGTGGTGTAGAAACTCCTAATGGAGACTCTTCTAACACCAAGCCTCATCCCAAACAAGAATCGCGTGACCTCTCTCCTTTTTTGTCTTGCTCTTACCCCATCACTCTTAAG TTCATTGACGTGGCATACCGATTGAAGATAGAGGACAAACAAAAAAACGGAGGCAGCATCAAGAGATTTTTTACTCCGCACGAATCATCACCGTCAGATCAAGGATCAAGGGCGGGAGCGTCGCAGGAGCGAACTATTTTAAAGGGAGTAACGGGGATAGCACATCCAGGGGAGATCTTAGCGGTGCTGGGCCCATCGGGGAGCGGAAAATCAACGCTCCTTAACGCGCTCGCAGGGAGACTCCACGGACACGGTCTCACCGGAACAATCCTCGCAAACTCGAGCAAACTCACCAAACCGGTTCTCCGGCGAACCGGTTTCGTCACACAGGACGATATTCTCTACCCTCACTTGACGGTTCGCGAGACGCTCGTGTTCTGCGCCATGCTACGGCTCCCGCGCACGCTGCCGCGCGCGGCGAAGATCGCAGTTGCGGAGGCGGCGATCGCGGAGCTAGGGCTGGGGAAGTGCGAGGACACCATAATCGGAAACAGCTTCATCCGCGGAGTCTCCGGCGGGGAGAGGAAGCGCGTGAGCATCGCGCACGAGATGCTGGTGGACCCTTCGCTCCTAATACTGGACGAGCCTACCTCCGGCTTGGACTCTACGGCGGCGCACCGCCTCGTGGTGACGCTGGGTTCGCTGGCGAAGAAGGGCAAAACGGTAATTACATCGGTGCACCAGCCATCGAGCCGCGTCTACCAGATGTTCGATAAAGTTCTGGTGCTATCGGAGGGACAGTGTTTGTACTTCGGCAAAGGAAGCGACGCCATGCGCTACTTTCAGTCGGTTGGGTTCGCGCCGTCTTTTCCGATGAATCCGGCAGATTTTCTGCTCGATCTCGCTAACG GTGTTTGCCATGTCGATGGTCAAAGCGAAAAAGATAGACCAAACATAAAGCAAAACCTAATCCATTCATACAACACAATATTGGGTCCCAAGGTAACAGCTGCCTGCATGGACAGTACTAATGTTCCTTCAAGAAACACACACCCTTTGAGAAGCAACTCTTCAAAAGAATTTAGACGTAACGACAGGGTTAGCTTCTTTGATTGGTTTTACCAATTCAGAATTCTTCTCCAGAGAAGCCTCAAGGAAAGAAAACACGAATCCTTCAACACTCTGAGAGTCTGTCAAGTTATTGCTGCAGCACTGTTAGCTGGTTTAATGTGGTGGCACTCAGACTACAGGAACATTCAAGATAGGCTTGGCCTACTCTTCTTCATTTCCATCTTCTGGGGAGTCTTCCCGTCTTTCAACTCGGTTTTCGCATTCCCTCAAGAACGTGCCATCTTCATGAAAGAGCGAGCTTCTGGTATGTACACACTGTCCTCCTATTTCATGGCTCGAATTGTTGGAGATCTGCCAATGGAGCTTATTCTTCCCACGATTTTCCTCATTGTGACATATTGGATGGGTGGATTAAAGCCTGATTTGTGGGCTTTTCTCTTGACTTTGTTGGTTGTGCTTGGATATGTGATGGTGTCACAAGGTCTTGGCCTTGCTTTAGGGGCAGCAATAATGGATGCCAAACAGGCTTCCACAGTGGCAGCAGTGACAATGCTAGCATTTGTGTTGACAGGTGGATACTATGTCCATAAGGTGCCATCTTGCATGGCTTGGATCAAATATATATCCACAACCTTCTACTGTTATAGGCTGCTGACTAGAATCCAGTATGAGGATGGCAAGAAGATATCATATCTATTGGGTTGCTATCAACGTGATAAGGGTGGTTGCAGCTTTGTTgaagaggatgtggtggggcaaaTTGGCACCCTAGGATGCATTGGGGTGTTGCTTTTCATGTTTGTGTTCTACAGATTATTGGCCTACCTTGCCTTGAGACGCATCAAgagttga
- the LOC114370532 gene encoding uncharacterized protein LOC114370532 — translation MDSSSSASVSQHAKVVPKQFDIFFHAGRYPSSRRTHSSSSSSSFESFYFPEDPLLSPASPLRFSGVPFSWEHLPGIPKKQNSKKKLQESSLKLLPLPPPTTTHCSSKKHSHEETRIRKKNSIQSVFQRDPFFAALVECSKDDNEEITSRNLWNGAKVPIRSISDRFGFISLYASCKRTCAVSESLVYLPSSRRSTCEHVSPRSL, via the coding sequence ATGGATTCTTCTTCATCAGCAAGTGTTAGTCAGCATGCCAAGGTTGTTCCAAAACAATTTGACATCTTCTTCCATGCAGGAAGGTACCCTTCATCTCGCAGGACTCattcctcttcctcctcttcctcctttGAATCATTCTATTTCCCAGAGGATCCTCTTCTTAGTCCTGCATCCCCTCTTAGATTCTCTGGTGTTCCATTTTCTTGGGAACACTTGCCTGGAATTCCCAAGAAACAAAATTCTAAAAAGAAGCTGCAAGAGTCTTCCTTGAAACTACTACCATTGCCCCCTCCAACTACCACACACTGTTCTTCTAAAAAGCACTCTCATGAAGAAACAAGGATTAGGAAAAAGAATTCAATACAAAGTGTTTTCCAAAGGGATCCTTTCTTTGCTGCACTTGTTGAATGCTCAAAGGATGATAATGAAGAAATTACAAGTAGAAATTTGTGGAATGGAGCTAAGGTGCCAATAAGGAGTATTAGTGATCGTTTTGGGTTTATTAGCCTTTATGCCTCTTGCAAGAGAACTTGTGCTGTTTCTGAATCTTTAGTCTACCTTCCAAGCTCAAGAAGAAGCACCTGTGAGCATGTTAGTCCCAGGTCCCTCTAA